The Mya arenaria isolate MELC-2E11 chromosome 16, ASM2691426v1 genome includes a window with the following:
- the LOC128222080 gene encoding uncharacterized protein LOC128222080, with translation MKIEVIFSMFTFWLVVSFITPTDSVQCLSCSGVQNLSTCQNVTVCSENQNCLENHGVSIIGRRTEETSGHVTTRRSGACFECCSSDSCNEQLCSHHLPSSCVDDETVDCAKLSPLFHICTIDYEHAAQICPKFCRLCDYADG, from the exons ATGAAAATAGAAGTAATATTTTCAA tgtttacattttggctGGTGGTTTCCTTCATAACACCAACTG ATAGCGTTCAGTGTCTCAGTTGTAGCGGGGTACAGAATCTATcaacatgtcaaaatgtaaCAGTGTGTTCAGAGAATCAG AACTGTCTTGAAAACCATGGCGTAAGCATCATTGGTAGGCGCACAGAAGAAACCAGTGGGCACGTGACTACACGAAGATCTGGAGCTTGCTTTGAATGTTGTTCGTCAGACAGTTGTAACGAACAGCTGTGCTCCCATCATTTAC CTTCATCATGTGTGGACGACGAAACGGTGGATTGTGCCAAACTTAGCCCTTTGTTCCATATCTGCACCATCGACTATGAACATGCCGCACAAATTTGCCCCAAGTTTTGTCGACTATGTGATTATG CTGACGGGTAA